In Rissa tridactyla isolate bRisTri1 chromosome 22, bRisTri1.patW.cur.20221130, whole genome shotgun sequence, a single genomic region encodes these proteins:
- the KANK3 gene encoding KN motif and ankyrin repeat domain-containing protein 3 isoform X1 — protein sequence MGHPTAEVTREGDPSFSRVTSPEVDGPPVSSIPGEKMAQPAPLNQNLPDLGGPFLYRDQDDGEKSSYSVETPYGFLLDLDFLKYVDDIESGQTLKKVPLPRRAKGARQPPSALRSPSSHTSTWTSTESLASTASEEGRTALLLSPYSRAPLEPPNKPTSHPVSPPPPVRLLPPPTRKCLVRNPRVEKTLLETSRRLEQEQGHLQGIGGPSHGGPPGAPSQPPPWVPVGAEGQAGWGWASPGSSGRSTPAAGLSAAPLQHVREQMAAALRQLRDLEEQVKTIPLLETQICELKREKAKLMEKLSAEPGEAFGHPSGSEAAAGGEEPPRVGLESEAEPAKGRASKIAELRKLTEKLAVAERGSRALPGRSPRAAERPCRSVAVGEDRAMTDAVFYYRSQQEGGDVPDGGTRERRDAAVWVLESSLGLASEAERELELLQQTVGHQKEVIALMEGHLREATRELEELRLEVCARRPRGRADKEVTAKPQVAEVLVEAAVVTQSRAAGDPPETAEAGVECCPPTACVGVGCRPDGRDVAVGPDSAARCEDKGSQTEVGSAGPAGEETEPGAGDAPSSPSAQGAGAMGGSCQGSPAPRAATPETTHRGQDPSLVRDGGAAPSPAAGALKSIMKKRDGPPRSEAEGSKKSLQFVGVLNGEYESTSSEEEEEEEGDSSSEKASADSSDSEEQGDTDTSDEEVGEGESEPGREREGDGVTLPEPPEVKEKFELSPRMREACLIVKTHLGHPGATKSKEVLASSGLVLQEWFRLSSQKSSVPDTVANHLLAFAEVSPALLAHVVNLADGNGNTALHYSVSHSNFHIVRLLLDTGVCNVDHQNKAGYTALMLAALAAVEQEDDMNVVRRLFSMGNVNAKASQAGQTALMLAVSHGRQEMVEALLACGADVNLQDEEGSTALMCACEHGRVETVKLLLAQPSCNVSIVDSDGNNAVAIALEAGHSNIAVLLYAHLNGTKAQLPQGTPPTATKGPGSPKKPN from the exons ATGGGACACCCCACGGCCGAGGTGACACGGGAAGGGGATCCCTCTTTCTCCAGGGTCACCAGCCCCGAG GTTGATGGTCCTCCGGTCAGCAGCATCCCGGGGGAGAAGATGGCTCAGCCTGCGCCCCTGAACCAGAACCTCCCAG ATCTCGGGGGCCCGTTCTTGTACCGGGACCAGGACGATGGGGAGAAGAGCTCATATTCAGTGGAAACCCCCTATGGCTTCCTCCTGGACCTGGATTTCCTGAAATATGTTGATGACATCGAAAGCGGCCAAACGCTCAAGAAAGTCCCGCTGCCTCGCAGGGCAAAAGGGGCCCGGCAGCCGCCCAGTGCCCtgcgcagccccagcagccatACCAGCACCTGGACCTCCACCGAGTCCCTCGCCTCCACGGCCAGTGAGGAGGGCAGGACCGCGCTGCTGCTGTCCCCGTACAGCCGGGCACCCCTGGAGCCCCCGAACAAGCCAACCTCCCACCCCGTCTCGCCACCGCCGCCGGTGCGGCTGCTCCCACCTCCCACCCGCAAGTGCCTGGTGCGAAACCCGCGGGTGGAGAAGACCTTGCTGGAGACGAGCAGGAGgttggagcaggagcagggccattTGCAGGGTATTGGTGGTCCCTCCCACGGTGGCCCGCCAGGTGCCCCGAGTCAGCCACCACCCTGGGTGCCGGTGGGCGCCGAGGGCCAGGCAGGCTGGGGATGGGCGAgccccggcagctcagggcgCAGCACGCCAGcggcggggctcagcgctgccCCGCTGCAGCACGTGCGGGAGCAGATGGCCGCGGCCCTGCGGCAGCTCCGGGACCTGGAGGAGCAGGTGAAAACCATCCCCCTCCTGGAGACGCAGATCTGCGAGCTGAAGAGGGAGAAGGCGAAGCTGATGGAGAAGCTGTCGGCAGAGCCCGGTGAGGCTTTCGGTCACCCCTCCGGCTCCGAGGCAGCGGCAGGAGGCGAGGAGCCGCCCCGAGTGGGGCTGGAGAGCGAAGCAGAACCAGCAAAGGGGCGAGCGAGCAAGATCGCCGAGCTGAGGAAGCTGACGGAGAAGCTGGCTGTGGCAGAGCGGGGCAGCAGGGCTTTGCCGGGCAGGAGCCCCAGGGCTGCCGAGAGGCCGTGCCGCTCCGTGGCGGTCGGTGAGGACCGGGCCATGACTGATGCCGTCTTCTACTACCGGTCGCAGCAGGAGGGCGGCGACGTGCCGGATGGCGGGACGAGGGAGCGCAGGGATGCGGCCGTCTGGGTGCTGGAGTCCTCACTGGGGCTGGCCAGCGAggcggagcgggagctggagctgctgcagcagacgGTGGGGCACCAGAAGGAGGTGATCGCCCTGATGGAGGGGCACCTGCGGGAGGCCACgcgggagctggaggagctgcggctgGAGGTGtgcgcccgccggccccgcgggcgggcggACAAGGAGGTGACAGCCAAGCCGCAGGTGGCCGAGGTGCTGGTGGAGGCAGCGGTGGTGACACAGAGCCGGGCAGCCGGCGACCCCCCGGAGACGGCAGAAGCGGGCGTGGAGTGCTGCCCGCCGACCGCCTGCGTCGGGGTGGGCTGCCGCCCCGACGGGCGGGACGTGGCAGTCGGCCCCGATTCGGCCGCCAGGTGCGAAGACAAGGGCAGCCAGACCGAGGTGGGCAGCGCTGGCCCGGCAGGCGAGGAGACAGAGCCCGGCGCGGGCGATGCCCCGAGCAGCCCCTCGGCACAGGGTGCGGGAGCAATGGGGGGGTCGTGCCAGGGCAGCCCGGCCCCCAGGGCAGCCACGCCAGAGACGACGCACCGCGGCCAGGACCCGTCCCTGGTGCGGGATGGTGGAGCTGCCCCAAGCCCTGCGGCCG GAGCCCTGAAGTCCATCATGAAGAAGCGGGACGGTCCCCCCCGGAGTGAGGCCGAGGGCAGCAAGAAGAGCCTGCAGTTTGTGGGCGTGCTGAACGGGGA GTACGAGAGCACGtccagcgaggaggaggaggaggaggaaggagacagcTCCTCCGAGAAGGCTTCGGCCGACAGCTCCGATAGCGAGGAGCAGGGGGACACCGACACCTCGGACGAAGAGGTCGGGGAAGGCGAGAGCGAGCCAGGACGGGAACGTGAGGGGGACGGTGTGACCCTGCCAGAACCCCCTGAGGTGAAAGAGAA GTTCGAGCTGAGCCCCAGGATGCGGGAGGCCTGCCTCATCGTCAAGACCCACCTGGGCCACCCCGGGGCCACCAAGAGCAAAGAGGTG CTCGCCAGCAGCGGCCTGGTCCTGCAGGAGTGGTTCCGTCTGTCCAGCCAGAAGTCATCCGTCCCCGACACGGTCGCCAACCACCTCCTGGCCTTCGCCGAGGTCTCGCCGGCTCTCCTGGCCCACGTGGTGAACCTGGCAGACGGGAACGGCAACACGGCCCTGCACTACAGTGTCTCCCACTCCAACTTCCACATCGTGCGGCTGCTGCTGGACACGG GGGTCTGTAATGTGGACCACCAGAACAAAGCCGGCTACACAGCTCTCATGCTGGCAGCGCTGGCGGCTGTTGAGCAGGAAGACGACATGAACGTGGTCAGGAGGCTCTTCAGCATGGGCAATGTCAATGCCAAGGCCAGCCAG GCTGGCCAGACGGCGCTGATGCTGGCCGTCAGCCACGGCCGGCAGGAGATGGTGGAAGCCCTGCTCGCCTGCGGAGCCGACGTGAACCTGCAGGACGAGGAGGGCTCGACTGCGCTGATGTGCGCCTGCGAGCACGGCCGCGTGGAAACGGTgaagctgctgctggctcagcccAGCTGCAACGTCTCCATCGTGGACAGC GACGGTAACAACGCCGTCGCCATCGCACTGGAAGCCGGCCACAGCAACATCGCCGTGCTCCTCTATGCCCACCTCAACGGCACGAAGGCGCAGCTGCCC CAGGGAACACCACCGACGGCCACCAAGGGCCCTGGGAGCCCAAAGAAACCAAATTAA
- the KANK3 gene encoding KN motif and ankyrin repeat domain-containing protein 3 isoform X2, which translates to MGHPTAEVTREGDPSFSRVTSPEVDGPPVSSIPGEKMAQPAPLNQNLPDLGGPFLYRDQDDGEKSSYSVETPYGFLLDLDFLKYVDDIESGQTLKKVPLPRRAKGARQPPSALRSPSSHTSTWTSTESLASTASEEGRTALLLSPYSRAPLEPPNKPTSHPVSPPPPVRLLPPPTRKCLVRNPRVEKTLLETSRRLEQEQGHLQGIGGPSHGGPPGAPSQPPPWVPVGAEGQAGWGWASPGSSGRSTPAAGLSAAPLQHVREQMAAALRQLRDLEEQVKTIPLLETQICELKREKAKLMEKLSAEPGEAFGHPSGSEAAAGGEEPPRVGLESEAEPAKGRASKIAELRKLTEKLAVAERGSRALPGRSPRAAERPCRSVAVGEDRAMTDAVFYYRSQQEGGDVPDGGTRERRDAAVWVLESSLGLASEAERELELLQQTVGHQKEVIALMEGHLREATRELEELRLEVCARRPRGRADKEVTAKPQVAEVLVEAAVVTQSRAAGDPPETAEAGVECCPPTACVGVGCRPDGRDVAVGPDSAARCEDKGSQTEVGSAGPAGEETEPGAGDAPSSPSAQGAGAMGGSCQGSPAPRAATPETTHRGQDPSLVRDGGAAPSPAAGALKSIMKKRDGPPRSEAEGSKKSLQFVGVLNGEYESTSSEEEEEEEGDSSSEKASADSSDSEEQGDTDTSDEEVGEGESEPGREREGDGVTLPEPPEVKEKFELSPRMREACLIVKTHLGHPGATKSKEVLASSGLVLQEWFRLSSQKSSVPDTVANHLLAFAEVSPALLAHVVNLADGNGNTALHYSVSHSNFHIVRLLLDTGVCNVDHQNKAGYTALMLAALAAVEQEDDMNVVRRLFSMGNVNAKASQAGQTALMLAVSHGRQEMVEALLACGADVNLQDEEGSTALMCACEHGRVETVKLLLAQPSCNVSIVDSDGNNAVAIALEAGHSNIAVLLYAHLNGTKAQLPGTPPTATKGPGSPKKPN; encoded by the exons ATGGGACACCCCACGGCCGAGGTGACACGGGAAGGGGATCCCTCTTTCTCCAGGGTCACCAGCCCCGAG GTTGATGGTCCTCCGGTCAGCAGCATCCCGGGGGAGAAGATGGCTCAGCCTGCGCCCCTGAACCAGAACCTCCCAG ATCTCGGGGGCCCGTTCTTGTACCGGGACCAGGACGATGGGGAGAAGAGCTCATATTCAGTGGAAACCCCCTATGGCTTCCTCCTGGACCTGGATTTCCTGAAATATGTTGATGACATCGAAAGCGGCCAAACGCTCAAGAAAGTCCCGCTGCCTCGCAGGGCAAAAGGGGCCCGGCAGCCGCCCAGTGCCCtgcgcagccccagcagccatACCAGCACCTGGACCTCCACCGAGTCCCTCGCCTCCACGGCCAGTGAGGAGGGCAGGACCGCGCTGCTGCTGTCCCCGTACAGCCGGGCACCCCTGGAGCCCCCGAACAAGCCAACCTCCCACCCCGTCTCGCCACCGCCGCCGGTGCGGCTGCTCCCACCTCCCACCCGCAAGTGCCTGGTGCGAAACCCGCGGGTGGAGAAGACCTTGCTGGAGACGAGCAGGAGgttggagcaggagcagggccattTGCAGGGTATTGGTGGTCCCTCCCACGGTGGCCCGCCAGGTGCCCCGAGTCAGCCACCACCCTGGGTGCCGGTGGGCGCCGAGGGCCAGGCAGGCTGGGGATGGGCGAgccccggcagctcagggcgCAGCACGCCAGcggcggggctcagcgctgccCCGCTGCAGCACGTGCGGGAGCAGATGGCCGCGGCCCTGCGGCAGCTCCGGGACCTGGAGGAGCAGGTGAAAACCATCCCCCTCCTGGAGACGCAGATCTGCGAGCTGAAGAGGGAGAAGGCGAAGCTGATGGAGAAGCTGTCGGCAGAGCCCGGTGAGGCTTTCGGTCACCCCTCCGGCTCCGAGGCAGCGGCAGGAGGCGAGGAGCCGCCCCGAGTGGGGCTGGAGAGCGAAGCAGAACCAGCAAAGGGGCGAGCGAGCAAGATCGCCGAGCTGAGGAAGCTGACGGAGAAGCTGGCTGTGGCAGAGCGGGGCAGCAGGGCTTTGCCGGGCAGGAGCCCCAGGGCTGCCGAGAGGCCGTGCCGCTCCGTGGCGGTCGGTGAGGACCGGGCCATGACTGATGCCGTCTTCTACTACCGGTCGCAGCAGGAGGGCGGCGACGTGCCGGATGGCGGGACGAGGGAGCGCAGGGATGCGGCCGTCTGGGTGCTGGAGTCCTCACTGGGGCTGGCCAGCGAggcggagcgggagctggagctgctgcagcagacgGTGGGGCACCAGAAGGAGGTGATCGCCCTGATGGAGGGGCACCTGCGGGAGGCCACgcgggagctggaggagctgcggctgGAGGTGtgcgcccgccggccccgcgggcgggcggACAAGGAGGTGACAGCCAAGCCGCAGGTGGCCGAGGTGCTGGTGGAGGCAGCGGTGGTGACACAGAGCCGGGCAGCCGGCGACCCCCCGGAGACGGCAGAAGCGGGCGTGGAGTGCTGCCCGCCGACCGCCTGCGTCGGGGTGGGCTGCCGCCCCGACGGGCGGGACGTGGCAGTCGGCCCCGATTCGGCCGCCAGGTGCGAAGACAAGGGCAGCCAGACCGAGGTGGGCAGCGCTGGCCCGGCAGGCGAGGAGACAGAGCCCGGCGCGGGCGATGCCCCGAGCAGCCCCTCGGCACAGGGTGCGGGAGCAATGGGGGGGTCGTGCCAGGGCAGCCCGGCCCCCAGGGCAGCCACGCCAGAGACGACGCACCGCGGCCAGGACCCGTCCCTGGTGCGGGATGGTGGAGCTGCCCCAAGCCCTGCGGCCG GAGCCCTGAAGTCCATCATGAAGAAGCGGGACGGTCCCCCCCGGAGTGAGGCCGAGGGCAGCAAGAAGAGCCTGCAGTTTGTGGGCGTGCTGAACGGGGA GTACGAGAGCACGtccagcgaggaggaggaggaggaggaaggagacagcTCCTCCGAGAAGGCTTCGGCCGACAGCTCCGATAGCGAGGAGCAGGGGGACACCGACACCTCGGACGAAGAGGTCGGGGAAGGCGAGAGCGAGCCAGGACGGGAACGTGAGGGGGACGGTGTGACCCTGCCAGAACCCCCTGAGGTGAAAGAGAA GTTCGAGCTGAGCCCCAGGATGCGGGAGGCCTGCCTCATCGTCAAGACCCACCTGGGCCACCCCGGGGCCACCAAGAGCAAAGAGGTG CTCGCCAGCAGCGGCCTGGTCCTGCAGGAGTGGTTCCGTCTGTCCAGCCAGAAGTCATCCGTCCCCGACACGGTCGCCAACCACCTCCTGGCCTTCGCCGAGGTCTCGCCGGCTCTCCTGGCCCACGTGGTGAACCTGGCAGACGGGAACGGCAACACGGCCCTGCACTACAGTGTCTCCCACTCCAACTTCCACATCGTGCGGCTGCTGCTGGACACGG GGGTCTGTAATGTGGACCACCAGAACAAAGCCGGCTACACAGCTCTCATGCTGGCAGCGCTGGCGGCTGTTGAGCAGGAAGACGACATGAACGTGGTCAGGAGGCTCTTCAGCATGGGCAATGTCAATGCCAAGGCCAGCCAG GCTGGCCAGACGGCGCTGATGCTGGCCGTCAGCCACGGCCGGCAGGAGATGGTGGAAGCCCTGCTCGCCTGCGGAGCCGACGTGAACCTGCAGGACGAGGAGGGCTCGACTGCGCTGATGTGCGCCTGCGAGCACGGCCGCGTGGAAACGGTgaagctgctgctggctcagcccAGCTGCAACGTCTCCATCGTGGACAGC GACGGTAACAACGCCGTCGCCATCGCACTGGAAGCCGGCCACAGCAACATCGCCGTGCTCCTCTATGCCCACCTCAACGGCACGAAGGCGCAGCTGCCC GGAACACCACCGACGGCCACCAAGGGCCCTGGGAGCCCAAAGAAACCAAATTAA
- the KANK3 gene encoding KN motif and ankyrin repeat domain-containing protein 3 isoform X4, whose amino-acid sequence MGHPTAEVTREGDPSFSRVTSPEVDGPPVSSIPGEKMAQPAPLNQNLPDLGGPFLYRDQDDGEKSSYSVETPYGFLLDLDFLKYVDDIESGQTLKKVPLPRRAKGARQPPSALRSPSSHTSTWTSTESLASTASEEGRTALLLSPYSRAPLEPPNKPTSHPVSPPPPVRLLPPPTRKCLVRNPRVEKTLLETSRRLEQEQGHLQGIGGPSHGGPPGAPSQPPPWVPVGAEGQAGWGWASPGSSGRSTPAAGLSAAPLQHVREQMAAALRQLRDLEEQVKTIPLLETQICELKREKAKLMEKLSAEPGEAFGHPSGSEAAAGGEEPPRVGLESEAEPAKGRASKIAELRKLTEKLAVAERGSRALPGRSPRAAERPCRSVAVGEDRAMTDAVFYYRSQQEGGDVPDGGTRERRDAAVWVLESSLGLASEAERELELLQQTVGHQKEVIALMEGHLREATRELEELRLEVCARRPRGRADKEVTAKPQVAEVLVEAAVVTQSRAAGDPPETAEAGVECCPPTACVGVGCRPDGRDVAVGPDSAARCEDKGSQTEVGSAGPAGEETEPGAGDAPSSPSAQGAGAMGGSCQGSPAPRAATPETTHRGQDPSLVRDGGAAPSPAAGALKSIMKKRDGPPRSEAEGSKKSLQFVGVLNGEYESTSSEEEEEEEGDSSSEKASADSSDSEEQGDTDTSDEEVGEGESEPGREREGDGVTLPEPPEVKEKFELSPRMREACLIVKTHLGHPGATKSKEVLASSGLVLQEWFRLSSQKSSVPDTVANHLLAFAEVSPALLAHVVNLADGNGNTALHYSVSHSNFHIVRLLLDTGVCNVDHQNKAGYTALMLAALAAVEQEDDMNVVRRLFSMGNVNAKASQDGNNAVAIALEAGHSNIAVLLYAHLNGTKAQLPQGTPPTATKGPGSPKKPN is encoded by the exons ATGGGACACCCCACGGCCGAGGTGACACGGGAAGGGGATCCCTCTTTCTCCAGGGTCACCAGCCCCGAG GTTGATGGTCCTCCGGTCAGCAGCATCCCGGGGGAGAAGATGGCTCAGCCTGCGCCCCTGAACCAGAACCTCCCAG ATCTCGGGGGCCCGTTCTTGTACCGGGACCAGGACGATGGGGAGAAGAGCTCATATTCAGTGGAAACCCCCTATGGCTTCCTCCTGGACCTGGATTTCCTGAAATATGTTGATGACATCGAAAGCGGCCAAACGCTCAAGAAAGTCCCGCTGCCTCGCAGGGCAAAAGGGGCCCGGCAGCCGCCCAGTGCCCtgcgcagccccagcagccatACCAGCACCTGGACCTCCACCGAGTCCCTCGCCTCCACGGCCAGTGAGGAGGGCAGGACCGCGCTGCTGCTGTCCCCGTACAGCCGGGCACCCCTGGAGCCCCCGAACAAGCCAACCTCCCACCCCGTCTCGCCACCGCCGCCGGTGCGGCTGCTCCCACCTCCCACCCGCAAGTGCCTGGTGCGAAACCCGCGGGTGGAGAAGACCTTGCTGGAGACGAGCAGGAGgttggagcaggagcagggccattTGCAGGGTATTGGTGGTCCCTCCCACGGTGGCCCGCCAGGTGCCCCGAGTCAGCCACCACCCTGGGTGCCGGTGGGCGCCGAGGGCCAGGCAGGCTGGGGATGGGCGAgccccggcagctcagggcgCAGCACGCCAGcggcggggctcagcgctgccCCGCTGCAGCACGTGCGGGAGCAGATGGCCGCGGCCCTGCGGCAGCTCCGGGACCTGGAGGAGCAGGTGAAAACCATCCCCCTCCTGGAGACGCAGATCTGCGAGCTGAAGAGGGAGAAGGCGAAGCTGATGGAGAAGCTGTCGGCAGAGCCCGGTGAGGCTTTCGGTCACCCCTCCGGCTCCGAGGCAGCGGCAGGAGGCGAGGAGCCGCCCCGAGTGGGGCTGGAGAGCGAAGCAGAACCAGCAAAGGGGCGAGCGAGCAAGATCGCCGAGCTGAGGAAGCTGACGGAGAAGCTGGCTGTGGCAGAGCGGGGCAGCAGGGCTTTGCCGGGCAGGAGCCCCAGGGCTGCCGAGAGGCCGTGCCGCTCCGTGGCGGTCGGTGAGGACCGGGCCATGACTGATGCCGTCTTCTACTACCGGTCGCAGCAGGAGGGCGGCGACGTGCCGGATGGCGGGACGAGGGAGCGCAGGGATGCGGCCGTCTGGGTGCTGGAGTCCTCACTGGGGCTGGCCAGCGAggcggagcgggagctggagctgctgcagcagacgGTGGGGCACCAGAAGGAGGTGATCGCCCTGATGGAGGGGCACCTGCGGGAGGCCACgcgggagctggaggagctgcggctgGAGGTGtgcgcccgccggccccgcgggcgggcggACAAGGAGGTGACAGCCAAGCCGCAGGTGGCCGAGGTGCTGGTGGAGGCAGCGGTGGTGACACAGAGCCGGGCAGCCGGCGACCCCCCGGAGACGGCAGAAGCGGGCGTGGAGTGCTGCCCGCCGACCGCCTGCGTCGGGGTGGGCTGCCGCCCCGACGGGCGGGACGTGGCAGTCGGCCCCGATTCGGCCGCCAGGTGCGAAGACAAGGGCAGCCAGACCGAGGTGGGCAGCGCTGGCCCGGCAGGCGAGGAGACAGAGCCCGGCGCGGGCGATGCCCCGAGCAGCCCCTCGGCACAGGGTGCGGGAGCAATGGGGGGGTCGTGCCAGGGCAGCCCGGCCCCCAGGGCAGCCACGCCAGAGACGACGCACCGCGGCCAGGACCCGTCCCTGGTGCGGGATGGTGGAGCTGCCCCAAGCCCTGCGGCCG GAGCCCTGAAGTCCATCATGAAGAAGCGGGACGGTCCCCCCCGGAGTGAGGCCGAGGGCAGCAAGAAGAGCCTGCAGTTTGTGGGCGTGCTGAACGGGGA GTACGAGAGCACGtccagcgaggaggaggaggaggaggaaggagacagcTCCTCCGAGAAGGCTTCGGCCGACAGCTCCGATAGCGAGGAGCAGGGGGACACCGACACCTCGGACGAAGAGGTCGGGGAAGGCGAGAGCGAGCCAGGACGGGAACGTGAGGGGGACGGTGTGACCCTGCCAGAACCCCCTGAGGTGAAAGAGAA GTTCGAGCTGAGCCCCAGGATGCGGGAGGCCTGCCTCATCGTCAAGACCCACCTGGGCCACCCCGGGGCCACCAAGAGCAAAGAGGTG CTCGCCAGCAGCGGCCTGGTCCTGCAGGAGTGGTTCCGTCTGTCCAGCCAGAAGTCATCCGTCCCCGACACGGTCGCCAACCACCTCCTGGCCTTCGCCGAGGTCTCGCCGGCTCTCCTGGCCCACGTGGTGAACCTGGCAGACGGGAACGGCAACACGGCCCTGCACTACAGTGTCTCCCACTCCAACTTCCACATCGTGCGGCTGCTGCTGGACACGG GGGTCTGTAATGTGGACCACCAGAACAAAGCCGGCTACACAGCTCTCATGCTGGCAGCGCTGGCGGCTGTTGAGCAGGAAGACGACATGAACGTGGTCAGGAGGCTCTTCAGCATGGGCAATGTCAATGCCAAGGCCAGCCAG GACGGTAACAACGCCGTCGCCATCGCACTGGAAGCCGGCCACAGCAACATCGCCGTGCTCCTCTATGCCCACCTCAACGGCACGAAGGCGCAGCTGCCC CAGGGAACACCACCGACGGCCACCAAGGGCCCTGGGAGCCCAAAGAAACCAAATTAA